In the genome of Streptomyces pactum, one region contains:
- a CDS encoding acetyl/propionyl/methylcrotonyl-CoA carboxylase subunit alpha, protein MRKVLIANRGEIAVRVARACRDAGIASVAVYADPDRDAVHVRAADEAYALGGDTPAASYLDMDKVLAAAAESGADAVHPGYGFLSENAEFAQRVLDAGLIWIGPPPQAIRDLGDKVAARHIAQRAGAPLVAGTPDPVSGAEEVVAFAREHGLPIAIKAAFGGGGRGLKVARTLEEVPELYDSAVREAVAAFGRGECFVERYLDKPRHVETQCLADTHGNVVVVSTRDCSLQRRHQKLVEEAPAPFLTEEQNAQLYRASKAILKEAGYVGAGTVEFLVGADGTISFLEVNTRLQVEHPVTEEVTGIDLVREMFRIADGEELGYDDPPVRGHSFEFRINGEDPGRNFLPAPGTVSLFAPPSGPGVRLDAGVESGSVIGPAWDSLLAKLIVTGATRQQALQRAARALNEFRVEGMATALPFHRAVVTDPAFAPAEGAFSVHTRWIETEFVNEIPPFAAPAGDDAEGEAQARETVVVEVGGKRLEVSLPASLGVATAGAAGAAGGRKPKRKAAKRSGPAASGDALASPMQGTIVKVAVEEGQQVAAGELIVVLEAMKMEQPLNAHRAGTVKGLTAEVGASITAGSVVCEIKD, encoded by the coding sequence ATGCGCAAGGTGCTCATCGCCAACCGTGGCGAAATCGCTGTCCGCGTTGCCCGTGCCTGTCGGGATGCCGGGATCGCGAGCGTGGCTGTGTACGCCGATCCGGACCGGGACGCGGTGCATGTGCGCGCGGCCGACGAGGCGTACGCGCTGGGTGGTGACACCCCGGCGGCCAGCTATCTGGACATGGACAAGGTGCTGGCGGCCGCGGCGGAGTCGGGTGCGGACGCGGTGCACCCGGGGTACGGGTTCCTCTCCGAGAACGCGGAGTTCGCGCAGCGGGTGCTGGACGCGGGGCTGATCTGGATCGGTCCGCCGCCGCAGGCGATCCGGGACCTGGGTGACAAGGTCGCCGCCCGGCACATCGCCCAGCGTGCGGGTGCGCCGCTGGTGGCCGGTACCCCGGACCCGGTCTCGGGTGCGGAGGAGGTGGTGGCGTTCGCGCGGGAGCACGGGCTGCCGATCGCGATCAAGGCCGCGTTCGGTGGCGGTGGGCGCGGGCTGAAGGTCGCCCGGACCCTGGAGGAGGTCCCGGAGCTGTACGACTCCGCGGTGCGCGAGGCGGTCGCCGCCTTCGGGCGCGGTGAGTGCTTCGTGGAGCGCTACCTGGACAAGCCCCGGCACGTGGAGACCCAGTGCCTGGCCGACACGCACGGCAACGTGGTGGTGGTCTCCACCCGCGACTGCTCCCTCCAGCGCCGTCACCAGAAGCTGGTCGAGGAGGCCCCCGCCCCGTTCCTGACCGAGGAGCAGAACGCCCAGCTGTACCGCGCCTCCAAGGCCATCCTGAAGGAAGCCGGATACGTCGGCGCCGGCACCGTCGAGTTCCTCGTCGGCGCGGACGGCACCATCTCCTTCCTGGAGGTGAACACCCGCCTCCAGGTCGAGCACCCGGTCACCGAGGAGGTCACGGGGATCGACCTGGTGCGGGAGATGTTCCGGATCGCCGACGGTGAGGAACTGGGCTACGACGATCCGCCGGTGCGCGGGCACTCCTTCGAGTTCCGGATCAACGGTGAGGACCCGGGGCGGAACTTCCTGCCGGCGCCGGGGACGGTGTCGCTGTTCGCGCCGCCGTCGGGTCCGGGGGTTCGGCTGGACGCGGGGGTGGAGTCGGGCAGTGTGATCGGCCCGGCGTGGGACTCGCTGCTGGCGAAGCTGATCGTGACCGGTGCGACGCGGCAGCAGGCGCTGCAGCGGGCGGCGCGGGCGCTGAACGAGTTCCGGGTGGAGGGCATGGCGACCGCGCTGCCGTTCCACCGCGCGGTGGTCACCGACCCGGCGTTCGCCCCGGCCGAGGGCGCGTTCTCCGTGCACACCCGGTGGATCGAGACCGAGTTCGTCAACGAGATCCCGCCGTTCGCGGCTCCCGCCGGGGACGACGCCGAGGGCGAGGCGCAGGCCCGGGAGACCGTGGTGGTGGAGGTCGGCGGGAAGCGGCTGGAGGTGTCGCTGCCGGCGTCGCTGGGGGTGGCCACCGCGGGCGCGGCCGGTGCCGCCGGCGGGCGGAAGCCCAAGCGGAAGGCGGCCAAGCGGTCCGGTCCCGCGGCGTCCGGGGACGCGCTGGCCTCCCCGATGCAGGGCACCATCGTCAAGGTCGCCGTGGAGGAGGGCCAGCAGGTCGCCGCCGGTGAGCTGATCGTGGTCCTGGAGGCGATGAAGATGGAACAGCCGCTCAAC